A stretch of the Portunus trituberculatus isolate SZX2019 chromosome 11, ASM1759143v1, whole genome shotgun sequence genome encodes the following:
- the LOC123502472 gene encoding uncharacterized protein LOC123502472 isoform X1, translating into MEGGEQCLEIHQPHHENRKQTSGQGTCREGQRSQLASREWVRMARLAVVVVVVVLVLAAAAGRPDYTLSQKFIEMLQSEQSAWKIVLRCGETDQGKRRKRKRKRRRRRRKRRKEEV; encoded by the exons ATGGAGGGCGGTGAGCAGTGCCTG gaaatTCACCAACCACATcatgaaaacaggaaacaaacctCTGGCCAGGGAACTTGTcgagaag gtcaaaggtcacaaCTAGCCAGCCGGGAGTGGGTCAGGATGGCAcggctggctgtggtggtggtggtggtggtattggtgttggCGGCAGCAGCGGGAAGGCCAGACTACACGCTGTCCCAAAAATTTATTGAAATGTTGCAGAGTGAACAGTCCGCTTGgaag attgtgttaagatgtGGAGAAACAGaccaaggaaagaggaggaagaggaagaggaagagaagaaggagaaggaggaagaggaggaaggaagaggtatag
- the LOC123502472 gene encoding uncharacterized protein LOC123502472 isoform X2: MATGIRVLFNDFRGPWRSWRAEIHQPHHENRKQTSGQGTCREGQRSQLASREWVRMARLAVVVVVVVLVLAAAAGRPDYTLSQKFIEMLQSEQSAWKIVLRCGETDQGKRRKRKRKRRRRRRKRRKEEV, from the exons ATGGCCACCGGGATACGTGTCTTATTTAATGATTTCCGAGGCCCCTGGCGGTCATGGAGGGCG gaaatTCACCAACCACATcatgaaaacaggaaacaaacctCTGGCCAGGGAACTTGTcgagaag gtcaaaggtcacaaCTAGCCAGCCGGGAGTGGGTCAGGATGGCAcggctggctgtggtggtggtggtggtggtattggtgttggCGGCAGCAGCGGGAAGGCCAGACTACACGCTGTCCCAAAAATTTATTGAAATGTTGCAGAGTGAACAGTCCGCTTGgaag attgtgttaagatgtGGAGAAACAGaccaaggaaagaggaggaagaggaagaggaagagaagaaggagaaggaggaagaggaggaaggaagaggtatag